A single window of Streptomyces xanthii DNA harbors:
- a CDS encoding alkaline phosphatase family protein codes for MSGRSLFSRARGKAVASALALATAATGGWLALTGAGTAHAAATVPTPDHVVVVVFENHAYSQVIGSSSAPYINSLKSGGANLTASYAETHPSQPNYFALFSGSTQGITDDSCYTPGFSSAPNLASELIAAGKTWASYNETLPSQGSTTCSSGKYARKHNPWFGFSNVPTSSAKTLAQFPTDYATLPQVSFVVPNLCSDMHDCSVSTGDTWLKNNLGAYATWAKTHNSLLVVTFDEDNRLSGNKIPTVLYGQQVTPGATSSTTYNHYDLLRTLEDMHGLPHAGNAASAQDITGVWTS; via the coding sequence GTGTCCGGCAGATCACTGTTCAGCCGCGCCCGCGGCAAGGCCGTCGCCTCGGCCCTCGCCCTGGCCACGGCCGCCACCGGCGGCTGGCTCGCCCTCACCGGCGCCGGCACCGCGCACGCCGCGGCGACCGTGCCCACCCCCGACCACGTCGTCGTCGTGGTCTTCGAGAACCACGCGTACAGCCAGGTCATCGGCTCCTCCAGCGCGCCCTACATCAACAGCCTGAAGTCGGGCGGCGCCAACCTCACCGCGTCGTACGCCGAGACGCACCCCAGCCAGCCCAACTACTTCGCCCTGTTCTCCGGCTCCACCCAGGGCATCACGGACGACAGCTGCTACACGCCCGGCTTCTCGTCCGCCCCGAACCTCGCCTCGGAACTGATCGCCGCGGGCAAGACCTGGGCCAGCTACAACGAGACCCTGCCCAGCCAGGGCTCGACGACCTGCTCCTCCGGCAAGTACGCCCGCAAGCACAACCCGTGGTTCGGCTTCAGCAACGTACCGACCTCGTCGGCGAAGACCCTCGCCCAGTTCCCCACGGACTACGCGACGCTCCCCCAGGTCTCGTTCGTCGTGCCGAACCTGTGCAGCGACATGCACGACTGCTCGGTCTCCACGGGCGACACCTGGCTGAAGAACAACCTGGGCGCGTACGCGACCTGGGCCAAGACCCACAACAGCCTCCTCGTCGTCACCTTCGACGAGGACAACCGGCTCAGCGGCAACAAGATCCCGACCGTCCTGTACGGCCAGCAGGTGACCCCGGGCGCCACCTCGTCCACCACGTACAACCACTACGACCTCCTGCGCACCCTGGAGGACATGCACGGTCTGCCGCACGCGGGCAACGCGGCGTCGGCGCAGGACATCACCGGCGTCTGGACCTCGTGA
- a CDS encoding MFS transporter, protein MYVADSRATPSAPASAEPAARPGAGRRRAVGPTVLALGTVSLITDVSSEMVTAVLPLYLVAGLGLSPLGFGLLDGVYNGFSAVVRLLGGHVADRGGGRHKTVAVIGYGLSALCKPLLLVAGSLPAIGAVLAADRTGKGLRTAPRDALISLSSEPAARGRAFGVHRAMDTAGALLGPLAAFLILRATVDGYDAVFTVSFCVAVLGVVVLVLFVPGRTRSDPAPPPPAPAEPRPADRPRLRLPATVVRPTVCAALLGLATVSDAFVYLVLQRQLGVPERWFALLPLGTAAAFLLLAAPLGRLADRVGAWPVFLAGHGALLAVYGLLLTHAHSPALPYAVLLLHGTFYAATDGVLMAAASTGLPADRRSTGLAVVQTGQALARFACSLGFGALWTAWGDRSALAVAAVLLAAAATVSYILRPRTTKATASA, encoded by the coding sequence ATGTACGTAGCGGACAGCCGCGCCACTCCTTCGGCGCCGGCGTCCGCGGAGCCCGCCGCCCGGCCCGGTGCCGGGCGGCGGCGCGCCGTGGGCCCGACCGTGCTCGCCCTCGGCACGGTCAGTCTGATCACGGACGTCTCGTCGGAGATGGTGACGGCGGTGCTGCCGCTGTACCTGGTGGCGGGCCTCGGCCTGAGCCCCCTCGGCTTCGGCCTCCTCGACGGCGTCTACAACGGCTTCTCGGCCGTGGTGCGCCTGCTCGGCGGGCACGTCGCCGACCGGGGCGGCGGCCGGCACAAGACCGTCGCCGTCATCGGCTACGGCCTCTCGGCCCTGTGCAAGCCCCTGCTCCTCGTCGCCGGTTCACTGCCGGCGATCGGCGCGGTGCTCGCCGCCGACCGCACCGGCAAGGGCCTGCGCACGGCACCCCGCGACGCCCTCATCTCCCTGTCCAGCGAACCGGCCGCGCGGGGACGGGCGTTCGGCGTGCACCGGGCCATGGACACGGCGGGCGCGCTGCTCGGGCCGCTGGCCGCCTTCCTCATCCTGCGGGCGACCGTCGACGGCTACGACGCGGTCTTCACGGTGAGCTTCTGCGTGGCCGTTCTCGGCGTGGTCGTCCTGGTCCTGTTCGTGCCGGGCCGGACGCGCTCCGACCCGGCCCCGCCTCCTCCCGCACCGGCCGAGCCGCGCCCCGCCGACCGCCCGCGCCTACGCCTGCCGGCGACCGTCGTCCGCCCCACCGTCTGCGCGGCCCTGCTCGGCCTCGCCACGGTCAGCGACGCCTTCGTCTACCTCGTCCTGCAACGCCAACTCGGCGTGCCGGAACGCTGGTTCGCCCTCCTCCCCCTCGGCACGGCGGCCGCGTTCCTGCTGCTCGCCGCGCCGCTGGGCCGGCTGGCCGACCGGGTCGGCGCCTGGCCGGTGTTCCTCGCCGGGCACGGCGCCCTGCTCGCGGTCTACGGCCTGCTGCTCACCCACGCGCACAGTCCCGCGCTGCCCTACGCGGTGCTCCTCCTGCACGGCACGTTCTACGCGGCGACCGACGGCGTCCTGATGGCGGCCGCCTCCACCGGGCTGCCCGCCGACCGCCGCTCGACCGGCCTCGCCGTCGTCCAGACGGGCCAGGCCCTCGCCCGCTTCGCCTGCTCCCTCGGATTCGGGGCGCTGTGGACGGCGTGGGGCGACCGGAGCGCGCTGGCGGTGGCCGCGGTGCTCCTGGCGGCCGCAGCCACGGTCTCGTACATCCTCCGCCCCCGCACGACGAAAGCGACGGCTTCCGCATGA
- a CDS encoding VOC family protein, whose amino-acid sequence MEWTLEVVVVPVSDVDRAKEFYAEKVGFKVDLDTEVAPGVRIVQLTPPGSRCSITLAEGLPGAPDQQTMTPGSLTGLQVCVTDIAAAREELVARGVAVSPVQHAGPQGWEDGPGGEWNSFMFFRDPDGNGWTVQEAPSPLAER is encoded by the coding sequence ATGGAGTGGACCCTCGAAGTGGTCGTCGTCCCCGTCTCCGACGTGGACCGCGCCAAGGAGTTCTACGCGGAGAAGGTGGGTTTCAAGGTCGACCTGGACACCGAGGTGGCCCCGGGCGTCCGCATCGTGCAGCTGACGCCGCCGGGCTCGCGCTGCTCGATCACCCTGGCGGAGGGCCTGCCGGGCGCCCCGGACCAGCAGACGATGACGCCGGGCTCGCTCACCGGCCTTCAGGTGTGCGTCACGGACATCGCGGCGGCCCGCGAGGAGCTGGTGGCGCGCGGCGTGGCGGTCTCGCCGGTGCAGCACGCGGGTCCGCAGGGCTGGGAGGACGGCCCGGGCGGCGAGTGGAACTCGTTCATGTTCTTCCGCGACCCGGACGGGAACGGCTGGACGGTCCAGGAGGCTCCGTCGCCGCTCGCGGAGCGCTGA
- a CDS encoding TolB family protein has product MTSRTTGGPQADPSPRLISTRARLTVLVAAVLALAAVATAAVLHASARAERRDQARPGGPAVTSGQLSLTPGGRRLVFRNMAWGPHRDELATVPAGAPGGPRTATSTGRKCLRFSASAGTGICLQAVHGTLADTYRATVLDARLHEKAHYPVPGVPSRARVSPSGRYAAWTAFVGGDSYAGTNFSTRAAILDTATGKLTPTLETYAIVKDAKPYRAADANFWGVTFDRDDRHFYATLATHGATYLVRGDLRRRTVTTLHRNVECPSLSPDGTRVAYKKRVPGLPADAPWRLYVLNLSTGRETPLAETRSVDDQAVWSDAAHVTYALPGDYGADLYSVPADGSGTPRRLATAAVSPAYL; this is encoded by the coding sequence ATGACGTCCCGTACGACGGGTGGGCCCCAGGCAGACCCGTCTCCCCGCCTGATCAGCACCCGCGCCCGCCTCACGGTCCTGGTCGCCGCGGTGCTCGCGCTCGCCGCCGTCGCGACGGCCGCCGTGCTGCACGCCTCGGCGCGCGCCGAACGCAGGGACCAGGCCCGCCCCGGCGGCCCCGCGGTGACCTCCGGCCAGCTCTCGCTGACCCCGGGCGGCCGGCGCCTCGTGTTCCGCAACATGGCCTGGGGACCGCACCGCGACGAGCTCGCCACGGTCCCGGCCGGGGCGCCGGGCGGCCCCCGCACCGCCACCTCGACGGGCCGCAAGTGTCTGCGCTTCTCCGCGAGCGCGGGCACCGGGATCTGCCTCCAGGCCGTCCACGGCACCCTCGCCGACACCTACCGGGCGACCGTCCTGGACGCCCGCCTCCACGAGAAGGCGCACTACCCGGTCCCCGGCGTCCCCTCCCGCGCCCGCGTCTCGCCGAGCGGCCGGTACGCGGCGTGGACGGCGTTCGTCGGCGGTGACAGCTACGCGGGGACGAACTTCTCGACGCGGGCCGCGATCCTCGACACCGCCACCGGGAAACTCACCCCCACCCTGGAGACGTACGCGATCGTCAAGGACGCCAAGCCGTACCGGGCGGCGGACGCGAACTTCTGGGGCGTCACGTTCGACCGCGACGACCGCCACTTCTACGCGACGCTGGCCACGCACGGCGCCACGTACCTGGTCCGCGGCGACCTGCGCCGCCGCACGGTCACCACGCTCCACCGCAACGTCGAGTGCCCGTCCCTGTCCCCCGACGGCACGCGCGTCGCCTACAAGAAGAGGGTCCCCGGCCTCCCCGCCGACGCCCCGTGGCGCCTGTACGTCCTGAACCTGTCCACGGGCCGCGAGACCCCGCTCGCCGAGACGCGCAGCGTGGACGACCAGGCGGTCTGGAGCGACGCCGCCCACGTCACGTACGCGCTCCCCGGCGACTACGGCGCCGACCTCTACTCCGTACCGGCCGACGGCTCGGGCACTCCGCGCCGTCTCGCCACGGCCGCGGTCTCCCCGGCCTACCTTTGA
- a CDS encoding amidohydrolase — MPQADLLLTDTRIRTLNPHQPEATALAVKDGRIAALGDTATLTRDWSGPGTERLSLAGATVTPGFVDSHSHPVWGLQMSAGADLTGVQDLDALRAALRSAPRIDGWVIGWGLDHNAFGGRPVHHGLIEDVLDGAPAFLRLYDGHSALASTAALAAAQVTGPREFAQRAEIVCDAEGRPTGHLIEHAAMDVVDAVVPRLSYEKRRAGLVDLLKGMAATGLTGAHVMDGADLELLAAVEQDTDLPLRLTVAPWCMPGVDQDGLDELIALQKRGGRDWRVGAVKFFMDGTVEGGTAWLEQADCHGRGTDAFWPDPQAYSDAVRTLHAAGVRTATHAIGDAAVRHALDTIEALGASGRDAHRIEHIETVPDDTLPRFAALGVAASMQPPHTAYTKGDHSDEWSQRLGAERAGRAWRTRDLRDAGAVLALGSDWPIAHFDARRVLAMARVPEGAAGAGQGLSGLEALEGVTSHAAIASGEAHLGGRIEVGLRADLTVLGLDPVLAPADELAQAPVRLTTVGGRIVHRGE; from the coding sequence ATGCCCCAGGCCGACCTCCTGCTCACCGACACCCGCATCCGCACCCTGAACCCGCACCAGCCGGAAGCCACCGCCCTCGCGGTCAAGGACGGCCGGATCGCGGCACTGGGTGACACCGCCACCCTGACCCGCGACTGGAGCGGCCCGGGGACCGAGCGGCTGAGTCTCGCCGGAGCCACCGTGACCCCGGGCTTCGTGGACTCCCACAGCCACCCGGTCTGGGGCCTGCAGATGTCCGCCGGCGCCGACCTCACCGGCGTCCAGGACCTCGACGCCCTCCGCGCGGCGCTGCGCTCGGCGCCCCGGATCGACGGCTGGGTCATCGGCTGGGGCCTGGACCACAACGCCTTCGGCGGCCGCCCCGTCCACCACGGCCTCATCGAGGACGTCCTGGACGGCGCCCCCGCCTTCCTGCGCCTCTACGACGGCCACTCCGCGCTCGCGAGCACCGCCGCGCTGGCCGCCGCCCAGGTGACCGGCCCGCGTGAGTTCGCCCAGCGCGCCGAGATCGTGTGCGACGCCGAGGGCCGCCCGACCGGGCACCTGATCGAGCACGCCGCGATGGACGTCGTCGACGCGGTCGTGCCCCGGCTCTCGTACGAGAAGCGCCGCGCGGGCCTCGTCGACCTCCTCAAGGGCATGGCCGCCACCGGACTGACCGGCGCCCACGTCATGGACGGCGCCGACCTCGAGCTCCTCGCCGCCGTCGAGCAGGACACCGACCTGCCGCTGCGGCTCACCGTCGCGCCCTGGTGCATGCCCGGCGTGGACCAGGACGGCCTCGACGAGCTGATCGCCCTCCAGAAGCGCGGCGGCCGCGACTGGCGGGTCGGCGCGGTCAAGTTCTTCATGGACGGGACCGTCGAGGGCGGCACCGCCTGGCTGGAGCAGGCCGACTGCCACGGCCGCGGCACGGACGCGTTCTGGCCCGACCCGCAGGCGTACAGCGACGCCGTACGCACCCTGCACGCGGCCGGAGTCCGCACCGCCACCCACGCCATCGGCGACGCCGCCGTACGGCACGCCCTCGACACGATCGAGGCGCTCGGCGCGAGCGGTCGCGACGCGCACCGCATCGAGCACATCGAGACGGTGCCGGACGACACGCTGCCGCGCTTCGCCGCGCTCGGCGTCGCCGCGTCCATGCAGCCGCCGCACACCGCGTACACGAAGGGCGACCACAGCGACGAGTGGTCGCAGCGGCTGGGCGCGGAGCGGGCCGGGCGGGCCTGGCGCACGCGGGATCTGCGGGACGCGGGGGCGGTGCTCGCGCTCGGGTCCGACTGGCCGATCGCGCACTTCGACGCGCGGCGGGTGCTGGCCATGGCCCGGGTGCCGGAAGGGGCGGCGGGGGCGGGGCAGGGCCTGTCGGGGCTCGAGGCGCTCGAAGGGGTCACCTCGCATGCGGCGATCGCCTCCGGCGAGGCGCATCTCGGGGGGCGGATCGAGGTGGGGCTGCGGGCGGATCTGACCGTGCTGGGGCTCGACCCGGTCCTGGCGCCGGCCGATGAGCTGGCGCAGGCGCCGGTCCGTCTGACGACGGTCGGGGGGCGGATCGTGCATCGCGGGGAGTGA
- a CDS encoding APC family permease, translating to MSVTSPKTAPPSAAPAGLRTGSLGTSDIAFFVVSAAAPLTVMAGVAPIAIALGGIGAPAGYLLAGLTLAVFAVGFTTMSRHVKGGGAFYSYITQGLGRPAGIGAALLAMVGYNGMEIGVYGLLGSATQDTVHALFGADVPWLPVSLAGLALIWYGGFRSIDFGAKLLGVLLVAETGILVLLAGGVLLKGGAHGLSAASFAPGNVLVPGTAAVLAFAFAAFTGFESTVIYRREARDPDRTVPRATYIAVAFLGLFYAFTVWIAVQAFGDADVVKAAGSDPANLFFTAITTFVGGWAADLMHVLIVTSVIASLLAFHNAINRYGLALADEGVLPRSFARVHTKHRSPYVAGLAQTALGAVVVLAFWAAGADPYNQLLLWVNTPGMLGLMALQLLAALAVPFFFRRISHSEGRARTFWAPAVATVLLGAAIVLVIGHIDLFTGASPLANWIMVAVAPAVFLLGFPLAHRLKTRRPEVYEAFGSK from the coding sequence ATGTCCGTGACCTCACCGAAGACCGCTCCGCCGAGCGCCGCCCCGGCCGGCCTGCGCACCGGCAGCCTCGGCACCTCCGACATCGCCTTCTTCGTCGTCTCCGCAGCCGCCCCGCTCACGGTCATGGCCGGAGTCGCGCCCATCGCCATCGCCCTCGGCGGCATCGGAGCCCCGGCCGGCTACCTCCTCGCGGGCCTCACGCTCGCCGTCTTCGCCGTCGGCTTCACGACGATGAGCCGGCACGTGAAGGGCGGCGGCGCCTTCTACTCGTACATCACCCAAGGCCTCGGCCGGCCCGCCGGAATCGGCGCCGCCCTGCTCGCCATGGTCGGCTACAACGGCATGGAGATCGGCGTCTACGGGCTCCTGGGCAGCGCCACCCAGGACACCGTGCACGCCCTGTTCGGCGCCGACGTCCCCTGGCTGCCCGTGTCCCTCGCCGGGCTCGCCCTCATCTGGTACGGCGGCTTCCGCTCCATCGACTTCGGCGCGAAACTCCTCGGCGTACTGCTCGTCGCCGAGACCGGCATCCTCGTCCTGCTCGCCGGGGGAGTGCTCCTCAAGGGCGGCGCCCACGGCCTGTCCGCCGCGTCCTTCGCGCCCGGCAACGTCCTCGTGCCCGGCACCGCCGCCGTGCTGGCCTTCGCGTTCGCCGCGTTCACCGGCTTCGAGTCGACCGTCATCTACCGCCGCGAGGCCCGCGACCCCGACCGCACCGTGCCGCGCGCCACCTACATCGCCGTCGCCTTCCTCGGCCTCTTCTACGCCTTCACCGTCTGGATCGCCGTCCAGGCCTTCGGCGACGCCGACGTGGTCAAGGCCGCCGGAAGCGACCCGGCGAACCTCTTCTTCACCGCCATCACCACCTTCGTCGGAGGCTGGGCGGCCGACCTGATGCACGTCCTCATCGTCACCAGCGTCATCGCCTCCCTCCTCGCCTTCCACAACGCCATCAACCGCTACGGCCTGGCCCTGGCCGACGAAGGAGTCCTTCCGCGCTCCTTCGCCCGCGTCCACACCAAGCACCGCTCCCCGTACGTCGCCGGGCTCGCCCAGACCGCACTCGGCGCGGTCGTCGTCCTCGCGTTCTGGGCGGCCGGCGCCGACCCGTACAACCAGCTGCTGCTCTGGGTGAACACGCCCGGCATGCTCGGCCTCATGGCCCTCCAGCTCCTCGCGGCGCTCGCGGTCCCGTTCTTCTTCCGGCGGATCTCCCACAGCGAGGGCCGCGCCCGCACGTTCTGGGCCCCGGCCGTGGCGACGGTCCTGCTCGGAGCGGCGATCGTCCTGGTCATCGGCCACATCGACCTCTTCACGGGAGCGTCCCCGCTCGCCAACTGGATCATGGTCGCGGTGGCCCCCGCGGTCTTCCTCCTCGGCTTCCCCCTGGCCCACCGCCTCAAGACCCGCCGCCCCGAGGTCTACGAGGCCTTCGGCAGCAAGTAG
- a CDS encoding TetR/AcrR family transcriptional regulator C-terminal domain-containing protein, with amino-acid sequence MGRPSKPLLDRERITTTALRLVDETGEFSVPQIARALGVQTGSVYHHVDGRDGIVELLRERVAGAIDPAPLTSGLPWDEAMAGWARAYRAAFAAHPRAIPLLTTNPVRAPRVLEQYELAVRVLLDAGFALRDVMPLIIALENIVLGSALDMAAPETMWELPDEVETPLLQQALAALPDSRADASFELALSAFIEHCRAMLEAG; translated from the coding sequence ATGGGACGGCCGAGCAAGCCACTCCTGGACCGGGAGCGCATCACCACGACGGCGCTCCGGCTCGTCGACGAGACGGGCGAGTTCAGCGTGCCGCAGATCGCGCGGGCGCTCGGGGTGCAGACGGGCTCCGTCTACCACCACGTGGACGGGCGGGACGGCATCGTGGAGTTGCTGCGCGAGCGGGTCGCGGGGGCGATCGACCCGGCGCCGCTCACCTCGGGGCTGCCCTGGGACGAGGCGATGGCCGGCTGGGCCCGCGCCTACCGCGCCGCGTTCGCCGCGCACCCCCGCGCGATCCCGCTGCTGACCACGAACCCGGTGCGGGCGCCACGGGTCCTGGAACAGTACGAGCTGGCGGTACGGGTGCTGCTCGACGCCGGGTTCGCGCTGCGGGACGTGATGCCGCTGATCATCGCCCTGGAGAACATCGTGCTCGGCTCGGCCCTGGACATGGCCGCCCCGGAGACGATGTGGGAGCTGCCGGACGAGGTGGAGACCCCGCTCCTGCAACAGGCCCTGGCGGCCCTCCCGGACTCCCGCGCGGACGCTTCGTTCGAACTGGCGCTGAGCGCTTTCATCGAACATTGCCGGGCCATGCTGGAGGCCGGTTGA
- a CDS encoding bifunctional [glutamine synthetase] adenylyltransferase/[glutamine synthetase]-adenylyl-L-tyrosine phosphorylase produces MSVPRGRRSSTFTRLLRHGFTDPSAAERLLDADALSAVRSDPLLLDALGATADPDLALLGLVRLAEAQERVSGETGRRELLDTLITAKPLRDRLLGVLGASEALADHLARHPGDWQALVTYEPRDLHPGVEEFERGLAEADDPVSLRVAYRRCLLSIAARDVCGTTDIAQTAAELADLATATLRAALTLARVAAPGDAAQCRLAVIAMGKCGGHELNYVSDVDVIFVGEAAEGADEGKALQAATRLASHMMRICSETTVEGTIWPVDANLRPEGRNGPLVRTLASHLAYYERWAKTWEFQALLKARAVAGDPELGAAYVAAVSPLVWQAAERDNFVPDVQKMRRRVIENIPAGEVERELKLGPGGLRDVEFAVQLLQLVHGRSDASLRSGTTLDALAALADGGYVGRVDAVQLDDAYRFLRTLEHRIQLYKLRRTHLVPEDDADLRRIGRSMGMRTEPITELNRAWKRHTSSVRRLHEKLFYRPLLDAVAQLAPGETRLSTEAARERLVALGYADPSAALRHLEALASGVSRKAAIQRTLLPVLLGWFADSADPDAGLLNFRKVSDALGKTPWYLRLLRDEGAAAENLARVLSAGRLAPDLLMRAPEAVALLGDPHGLDQRGHAQLEQEVLAAVGRADGAEQAVGAARGVRRRELFRTTAADIIASYGTEDQPVVADQGALVDRVGSAVSDLTAATLAGTLRAVVRAGWGDTLPTRFAVIAMGRFGGHELGYGSDADVLFVHEPRDGVDDQEAAQAANKVVAEMRRLLALPTADPPLLIDADLRPEGKSGPLVRTLKSYEAYYRRWSLVWEAQALLRAEPVAGDPELGRAFLDLVDPLRYPAEGLGDDAVREIRRLKARMESERLPRGADPTLHTKLGRGGLSDVEWTVQLMQLQHGWAEPGLRTTRTREALAAACAAGLVPGEEAEVLDEAWVLATRVRNAVMLVRGRAGDTFPSDGRELGAVGRYLGYDPGHVGDMLDDYRRITRRARAVVEERFYGA; encoded by the coding sequence ATGTCGGTGCCGCGAGGCCGCAGGAGCAGTACGTTCACCCGGCTGCTGCGGCATGGATTCACCGACCCGTCCGCAGCCGAGCGGCTGCTCGACGCCGACGCGCTGTCCGCCGTACGGTCCGATCCGCTGCTGCTCGACGCGCTCGGCGCCACCGCCGACCCCGATCTGGCGCTCCTCGGCCTCGTCCGGCTCGCCGAGGCGCAGGAGCGGGTCTCCGGCGAGACCGGCCGCCGCGAACTGCTCGACACCCTCATCACCGCCAAGCCGCTGCGCGACCGCCTCCTCGGTGTCCTCGGCGCCTCCGAGGCCCTCGCCGACCACCTCGCCCGCCACCCCGGCGACTGGCAGGCCCTCGTCACGTACGAACCCCGCGATCTGCACCCGGGCGTCGAGGAGTTCGAACGCGGCCTCGCCGAGGCCGACGACCCCGTTTCCCTGCGCGTCGCCTACCGCCGCTGCCTGCTGTCCATCGCCGCCCGCGACGTGTGCGGCACCACCGACATCGCGCAGACCGCCGCCGAACTCGCCGACCTCGCCACCGCGACCCTGCGCGCCGCCCTCACCCTGGCCCGCGTCGCCGCGCCCGGCGACGCCGCCCAGTGCCGGCTCGCCGTCATCGCGATGGGCAAGTGCGGCGGCCACGAGCTCAACTACGTCTCCGACGTCGACGTCATCTTCGTCGGCGAGGCCGCCGAGGGCGCCGACGAGGGCAAGGCGCTCCAGGCCGCGACCCGGCTCGCCTCGCACATGATGCGGATCTGCTCCGAGACCACCGTCGAGGGCACCATCTGGCCCGTCGACGCCAACCTCCGCCCCGAGGGCCGCAACGGCCCCCTCGTACGCACCCTCGCCTCCCACCTCGCCTACTACGAACGCTGGGCCAAGACCTGGGAGTTCCAGGCGCTGCTCAAGGCGCGAGCCGTCGCGGGCGACCCCGAACTCGGCGCCGCCTACGTCGCGGCCGTCTCCCCGCTCGTCTGGCAGGCCGCCGAGCGGGACAACTTCGTGCCCGACGTGCAGAAGATGCGCCGCCGCGTCATCGAGAACATCCCGGCGGGCGAGGTCGAGCGCGAGCTCAAACTCGGCCCCGGCGGCCTGCGCGACGTCGAGTTCGCCGTCCAGCTCCTCCAGTTGGTGCACGGCCGCTCCGACGCCTCGCTGCGCAGCGGCACCACCCTGGACGCGCTCGCCGCCCTCGCCGACGGCGGCTACGTGGGCCGCGTCGACGCCGTCCAGCTCGACGACGCCTACCGCTTCCTGCGCACCCTCGAACACCGCATCCAGCTCTACAAACTGCGCCGCACCCACCTCGTCCCCGAGGACGACGCCGACCTGCGCCGCATCGGCCGCTCGATGGGCATGCGCACCGAGCCGATCACCGAGCTCAACCGGGCCTGGAAGCGGCACACCTCCTCCGTGCGCCGCCTGCACGAGAAGCTGTTCTACCGGCCGCTGCTCGACGCCGTGGCCCAACTCGCCCCCGGCGAGACCCGGTTGAGCACCGAGGCCGCGCGCGAACGGCTCGTCGCGCTCGGCTACGCGGACCCGAGCGCCGCCCTGCGCCACCTGGAGGCCCTCGCCTCCGGCGTCTCCCGCAAGGCCGCCATCCAGCGCACCCTGCTGCCCGTCCTGCTCGGCTGGTTCGCCGACTCCGCCGACCCCGACGCCGGACTGCTCAACTTCCGCAAGGTCTCCGACGCCCTCGGCAAGACCCCCTGGTACCTGCGGCTCCTGCGGGACGAGGGCGCCGCCGCCGAGAACCTGGCCCGCGTGCTGTCCGCCGGCCGGCTCGCCCCCGACCTGCTCATGCGCGCCCCCGAGGCGGTCGCCCTGCTCGGCGACCCGCACGGCCTCGACCAGCGCGGCCACGCCCAGCTGGAGCAGGAGGTGCTCGCCGCGGTCGGCCGCGCCGACGGCGCGGAGCAGGCCGTCGGGGCCGCGCGCGGAGTGCGCAGACGCGAGCTGTTCCGCACCACCGCGGCCGACATCATCGCCTCGTACGGCACCGAGGACCAGCCCGTCGTCGCCGACCAGGGCGCGCTCGTGGACCGGGTCGGCTCCGCCGTCTCCGACCTGACGGCGGCCACCCTCGCCGGGACCCTGCGGGCCGTCGTCCGCGCCGGCTGGGGCGACACCCTGCCCACCCGCTTCGCCGTCATCGCCATGGGCCGCTTCGGCGGGCACGAACTCGGCTACGGATCCGACGCCGACGTCCTGTTCGTGCACGAGCCCCGCGATGGCGTCGACGACCAGGAGGCGGCCCAGGCCGCCAACAAGGTCGTCGCCGAGATGCGCCGGCTGCTCGCCCTGCCCACCGCCGACCCGCCGCTCCTCATCGACGCGGACCTGCGCCCCGAGGGCAAGTCGGGTCCGCTCGTGCGCACCCTCAAGTCCTACGAGGCGTACTACCGCCGCTGGTCGCTCGTCTGGGAGGCCCAGGCCCTGCTGCGGGCCGAACCGGTCGCCGGGGACCCTGAGTTGGGCCGCGCCTTCCTCGACCTCGTCGACCCGCTGCGCTACCCGGCCGAGGGCCTCGGCGACGACGCCGTCCGCGAGATCCGGCGGCTCAAGGCCCGCATGGAGTCCGAGCGGCTGCCGCGCGGCGCCGATCCGACGCTGCACACCAAGCTCGGGCGGGGCGGGCTGTCCGACGTGGAGTGGACCGTTCAGCTGATGCAGCTTCAGCACGGCTGGGCCGAGCCGGGGCTGCGGACGACCCGCACGCGCGAGGCGCTGGCGGCGGCGTGCGCGGCCGGTCTCGTCCCGGGCGAGGAGGCGGAGGTCCTCGACGAGGCGTGGGTGCTGGCCACCCGGGTGCGGAACGCGGTGATGCTGGTGCGGGGGCGGGCCGGGGACACGTTCCCGTCCGACGGGCGCGAACTCGGAGCCGTCGGACGGTACCTGGGGTACGACCCCGGGCACGTCGGGGACATGCTGGACGACTACCGGCGGATCACCCGGCGGGCCCGGGCGGTGGTCGAGGAGCGGTTCTACGGGGCGTAG
- a CDS encoding VOC family protein, with product MEMTLEVIPLPVSDLDRAKAFYVDKVGFRCDVDRELMPGSRIVQLTPPGSGCSIVLSENVPIPTGTPAPGTYHGLQLVVTDIKAAREELLARGLDVSEPVQFGPSDGGTFMHFTDPDGNGWAIQEYRHRETVPLRDALRP from the coding sequence ATGGAGATGACCCTCGAAGTGATCCCGCTGCCCGTCTCGGACCTCGACCGGGCGAAGGCCTTCTACGTCGACAAGGTCGGCTTCCGCTGCGACGTCGACCGCGAACTGATGCCGGGCAGCCGCATCGTCCAGCTCACCCCGCCCGGCTCGGGCTGCTCGATCGTCCTCAGCGAGAACGTCCCGATCCCGACCGGCACCCCGGCCCCCGGCACGTACCACGGCCTGCAACTCGTGGTGACCGACATCAAGGCCGCCCGCGAGGAACTCCTCGCCCGCGGCCTGGACGTCTCGGAGCCCGTCCAGTTCGGCCCGTCCGACGGCGGCACGTTCATGCACTTCACGGACCCGGACGGAAACGGCTGGGCGATCCAGGAGTACCGCCACAGGGAAACGGTGCCCCTGCGGGACGCGCTCCGGCCCTGA